Proteins co-encoded in one Sporosarcina sp. FSL K6-1522 genomic window:
- a CDS encoding cytochrome c biogenesis protein CcdC — MRLNELIETVFTKVPAVYLVIGSTVLALFMGTMALIVRSKAAKRPVTAKKIILPPLFMSTGALMFVFDAFRVHPLQIIEALVVGMLFSVILIKTTNFEQKADGIYVKRSKAFLFILFGLLIVRLVGKLFLSNTIDVGELGGMFWILAFGMIVPWRIGMLLKFNSLQQKSPAYIKSKIEE; from the coding sequence ATGCGATTGAACGAATTGATTGAAACAGTTTTTACGAAAGTGCCCGCCGTTTACCTTGTGATAGGTTCAACCGTTCTGGCCTTGTTCATGGGGACGATGGCACTTATCGTGAGATCGAAAGCCGCAAAAAGACCTGTTACAGCGAAAAAAATCATCTTGCCGCCTCTGTTTATGTCAACGGGTGCCTTGATGTTTGTCTTTGATGCGTTTCGTGTGCACCCCTTACAAATTATTGAAGCACTTGTAGTGGGGATGCTATTTTCAGTGATTCTCATTAAGACAACGAATTTTGAACAAAAAGCAGACGGCATTTATGTCAAGCGCTCAAAAGCGTTCCTTTTCATCCTATTTGGACTTCTGATTGTTCGCCTCGTCGGGAAACTATTCCTTAGCAATACGATTGATGTAGGAGAACTGGGCGGGATGTTCTGGATTCTAGCCTTCGGTATGATTGTTCCGTGGCGGATTGGTATGCTGTTGAAATTCAACTCACTTCAGCAGAAGTCTCCCGCTTATATCAAGTCAAAGATAGAGGAATGA
- a CDS encoding SCO family protein, which yields MRKKFLLPYVLLVILILSACSGPGGFKADHAYDIKPFEFTNQHNEKVSLDDLKGEVWLAQFVFTNCTTVCGPMMFNMSKIQHELIEDGVEDYKIVSFSVDPDFDTPEVLQTYLDSYAAAPGDGEQKWDESKWEMLTGYTQQEIADLSAKSFKMPVAAYPETSPEAGQVLHGTSFALVNQEGKVVKTYSGVEDVPYDDIVKDMKALIKEGA from the coding sequence ATGCGTAAAAAGTTTTTGCTACCATATGTCTTACTTGTAATCCTTATTTTAAGTGCCTGTTCAGGCCCAGGGGGCTTCAAAGCCGACCATGCATATGACATCAAGCCGTTTGAATTTACAAACCAGCACAACGAAAAAGTCTCCTTGGATGATCTAAAGGGAGAGGTTTGGCTTGCGCAATTTGTTTTTACAAACTGTACAACGGTTTGTGGACCAATGATGTTCAACATGTCGAAAATTCAGCATGAACTCATTGAAGATGGAGTAGAAGACTATAAAATTGTATCGTTTAGTGTTGATCCAGATTTTGATACACCAGAAGTATTGCAGACATACTTGGATAGTTATGCGGCAGCTCCAGGGGATGGCGAGCAAAAGTGGGATGAGTCAAAGTGGGAGATGTTAACGGGTTACACGCAACAGGAAATTGCGGATCTTTCTGCAAAATCATTTAAAATGCCGGTGGCCGCATATCCGGAAACAAGTCCGGAAGCAGGTCAAGTCCTACACGGGACTAGTTTTGCTTTAGTCAATCAAGAAGGTAAAGTCGTCAAGACTTATAGTGGAGTAGAAGACGTACCATATGATGACATCGTCAAAGACATGAAGGCGCTCATTAAAGAAGGTGCTTAA
- a CDS encoding GlsB/YeaQ/YmgE family stress response membrane protein, with the protein MGFIWFLIIGGIIGWLASLILGRDIPGGIVGNIIAGIIGAWIGGKLLGSWGWKVADFYVFPALIGAIILVFIVSFVLRSMRKAT; encoded by the coding sequence ATGGGATTCATTTGGTTTCTCATTATCGGTGGAATTATCGGCTGGCTTGCCAGTTTAATTCTAGGTAGAGATATCCCGGGCGGCATCGTTGGAAATATAATCGCTGGGATTATCGGTGCTTGGATTGGTGGAAAGTTGCTTGGATCATGGGGGTGGAAAGTTGCTGATTTCTACGTTTTCCCTGCTTTAATTGGAGCAATTATCCTTGTGTTTATTGTGAGCTTTGTTTTAAGATCCATGCGCAAAGCCACTTGA
- a CDS encoding thioredoxin family protein, whose protein sequence is MERITSFEEWAALMEAGNTALLFVKTDNCSVCEGLYPQVLGLQTDYSLPFYQVNVAQVPEIAGQLALFTAPVVLLFYNGKEYARFARFVRMEELKGRLQELVERGECD, encoded by the coding sequence GTGGAACGAATTACCTCATTTGAAGAATGGGCTGCACTGATGGAGGCGGGAAACACTGCGCTATTGTTTGTGAAAACGGATAATTGTTCAGTCTGTGAAGGATTATACCCGCAAGTGTTGGGCTTGCAGACGGATTATTCACTCCCTTTTTATCAAGTAAATGTAGCGCAAGTGCCAGAAATTGCAGGCCAACTTGCATTATTTACGGCACCCGTTGTGTTGTTGTTTTATAATGGAAAGGAATATGCTCGATTTGCTCGATTCGTCCGTATGGAAGAGTTGAAAGGGCGCTTGCAGGAGCTTGTAGAGCGGGGTGAATGCGATTGA
- a CDS encoding lytic murein transglycosylase has product MKTQKNKRLSMKAKVVLIILLVPIAVVIFTLTAIIWMGIKNPDLLQKSTNTLLDLQERHSGTTIPEEYIPIYKAASEAYGVPWTLLAAHHRIETRFSTMDPLLSPVGAEGHMQFMPCTFVGWSHPSCGGLGQGDIPKVDKTNPEVIKQYGGYGVDANGDGIADPYDIEDAIFSTANYLARSGAADGDYEEAIFEYNRSEKYVQDVLGFFNEFEAYRIETEQ; this is encoded by the coding sequence ATGAAAACACAAAAAAATAAACGATTGTCGATGAAGGCAAAAGTCGTACTTATTATTTTACTCGTTCCCATTGCGGTAGTCATCTTTACATTGACAGCTATTATTTGGATGGGTATTAAAAATCCAGACCTACTTCAAAAATCAACGAATACATTGTTAGATTTGCAAGAGCGTCATAGCGGGACAACGATTCCAGAAGAGTATATCCCAATTTATAAAGCGGCTAGTGAGGCGTATGGTGTTCCATGGACATTGTTGGCGGCACATCACCGTATTGAAACGCGGTTTTCAACAATGGACCCGCTACTGTCACCAGTTGGGGCAGAAGGACACATGCAGTTTATGCCGTGTACATTTGTGGGTTGGAGTCACCCAAGCTGTGGGGGACTTGGTCAAGGGGACATACCTAAAGTGGATAAGACGAACCCGGAAGTCATTAAGCAATATGGCGGCTACGGTGTCGATGCGAATGGAGATGGCATTGCCGATCCATACGATATTGAAGATGCCATTTTTAGTACAGCCAATTATCTTGCGAGAAGCGGCGCTGCTGATGGCGATTACGAAGAAGCCATTTTTGAATACAACCGTAGTGAAAAATACGTGCAAGATGTGCTCGGCTTTTTTAATGAATTCGAGGCATATCGAATCGAAACAGAACAATAA
- a CDS encoding amino acid deaminase/aldolase: MEEAEVAYVNLTRPFACIDLDALDRNIAFVNRVAGQKGIRIATKSVRSIQLLQYIAERLNHPVGWMTFDLRETHYLLENGFDDLLLGYPQYEKDAVERIIPFIREGRTVIFMIDRLEQWQWLESIGQEHAIVFEVCVDLNLSTDFKMLYFGTKRSALQTVDDVAALVRSGASFTHTTIIGVMGYEAQIAGVADLPVVSWQKLLIKRLKALSYKGVRKFRTDAIDLIRREITTLRFVNGGGSGSIDFTAGEEEVTELTIGSAFYFPALFSRYKNLPLEPAAMFALRVTRKPEQGVVVCHGGGYIASGVTGSDKNPMPVWPANLSFLKNEGAGEVQTPLRDRDDAVQIGDTVYFRHAKAGELCERFPELHARRGSRYEGAYKTYRGEDGCFL, translated from the coding sequence TTGGAAGAAGCGGAAGTAGCCTATGTCAATCTTACACGCCCGTTCGCTTGTATCGACTTGGACGCACTAGATCGCAATATTGCATTTGTTAATCGAGTTGCAGGTCAAAAAGGGATTCGTATTGCGACAAAATCAGTGCGTTCTATTCAACTTTTACAGTACATAGCGGAACGATTGAATCATCCAGTGGGATGGATGACATTTGATCTGCGGGAAACCCATTACCTTCTTGAAAATGGGTTTGATGATTTGTTATTAGGCTATCCGCAATATGAAAAGGATGCAGTAGAACGGATTATACCTTTTATCCGTGAAGGTCGAACGGTCATTTTTATGATTGATCGACTAGAGCAGTGGCAATGGTTAGAGTCAATTGGTCAGGAGCATGCGATTGTGTTTGAAGTTTGTGTGGATTTGAATCTGTCCACTGATTTTAAAATGCTGTATTTTGGGACGAAAAGATCAGCATTACAAACCGTTGATGATGTGGCGGCGTTAGTGAGAAGCGGTGCTTCATTCACACATACGACAATAATAGGTGTGATGGGGTATGAAGCACAAATTGCAGGAGTAGCGGATTTGCCAGTAGTCAGTTGGCAAAAGCTGCTCATTAAGCGATTGAAGGCGCTGTCCTATAAAGGGGTGCGCAAGTTTCGTACTGATGCCATTGATCTGATTAGGAGAGAAATAACGACTCTTCGATTTGTCAATGGTGGTGGTTCAGGTAGTATTGATTTTACGGCTGGAGAGGAGGAAGTGACAGAACTAACAATTGGTTCCGCTTTTTATTTTCCTGCCCTCTTTTCACGCTATAAAAATTTACCACTTGAACCGGCGGCTATGTTTGCGCTACGTGTAACAAGAAAGCCGGAGCAAGGCGTAGTCGTTTGTCATGGTGGAGGCTACATTGCATCTGGAGTAACCGGGAGCGATAAAAACCCGATGCCTGTTTGGCCAGCGAATCTATCCTTCTTGAAAAATGAAGGTGCCGGTGAAGTGCAAACACCATTGCGAGATCGAGATGATGCCGTACAGATTGGAGATACGGTTTATTTTCGACATGCGAAAGCGGGCGAGTTATGTGAACGTTTCCCCGAGCTTCACGCAAGACGGGGAAGCAGATACGAAGGTGCCTATAAAACATATAGGGGGGAAGACGGATGTTTTCTGTAA
- a CDS encoding DUF2621 domain-containing protein gives MEEVRLLQEDLFMWFIMFWCVVLVGLFGIGGFFMFRKFLKVFPKADGKSTLDWEEHYVESSLHLWNDEAKLMLNELVTPVPELFRPVAKQKIAGKIGEIALDEKAKSINHDLIIRGYIQATPKRDHKFLRKKLTSMEIDMTPYEHLF, from the coding sequence ATGGAAGAGGTGAGACTGTTGCAAGAAGATTTATTTATGTGGTTTATCATGTTCTGGTGTGTTGTCCTTGTCGGATTATTTGGCATTGGCGGCTTTTTCATGTTCCGTAAGTTTTTAAAAGTGTTCCCGAAAGCAGATGGAAAATCAACACTTGACTGGGAAGAACATTATGTTGAAAGTTCACTTCACCTATGGAACGATGAAGCAAAACTCATGCTAAATGAGCTCGTTACGCCTGTACCTGAATTATTCCGTCCTGTAGCAAAACAAAAAATCGCAGGGAAGATTGGCGAGATTGCGCTGGATGAAAAGGCAAAGAGCATCAATCATGATCTTATTATTCGTGGCTATATACAAGCAACACCAAAACGGGATCATAAATTCCTACGCAAAAAGCTAACTTCCATGGAAATCGATATGACTCCGTACGAACATTTGTTTTAA
- a CDS encoding cytochrome c biogenesis protein CcdA, translated as MTADLNLFLAFGAGFLSFISPCSLPLYPAFISYITGMSLDDLKSDSKRMSKSGMLHTLFFLIGFSLIFIVLGFGSSFVGKFFIENQTILRQVGAIFIVLFGVMIAGLFTPQFLMREKKLQFKNRPTGYFGSVLIGLGFAAGWTPCSGPIIGAIIGLAAANPGSGMTYMIAYILGFAIPFFVLSFFITKLGWIRKSSGIIMKVGGYIMIAVGILLFFDGMTYIISLLSPIFGDFQGF; from the coding sequence ATGACTGCTGATTTAAATCTATTTCTTGCTTTCGGTGCAGGATTCTTAAGTTTCATCTCACCATGTTCATTGCCGCTGTACCCAGCATTTATATCGTATATTACGGGCATGTCATTGGATGATTTGAAATCGGATTCAAAACGGATGAGTAAAAGTGGAATGCTTCATACGCTATTCTTTTTGATAGGATTTTCACTTATTTTTATTGTCCTTGGTTTTGGTTCGTCGTTTGTAGGGAAGTTCTTCATTGAAAATCAGACGATTTTAAGACAAGTTGGTGCGATTTTCATTGTCTTATTTGGTGTTATGATTGCTGGTTTATTTACACCACAGTTTTTGATGAGAGAAAAAAAGCTTCAATTTAAAAATAGGCCTACTGGCTATTTTGGATCTGTCCTAATTGGACTTGGTTTTGCGGCGGGGTGGACGCCATGTTCGGGACCGATTATCGGTGCGATTATTGGCTTAGCTGCTGCCAATCCAGGATCAGGTATGACTTATATGATTGCCTACATTCTTGGTTTCGCCATTCCGTTCTTCGTCTTGTCATTTTTCATCACCAAGCTTGGTTGGATTCGAAAATCGAGTGGCATTATTATGAAGGTTGGCGGTTATATTATGATTGCAGTCGGAATTCTACTGTTTTTCGATGGCATGACATATATTATTAGCTTACTTAGCCCGATTTTTGGAGACTTTCAAGGCTTTTGA